One region of Xyrauchen texanus isolate HMW12.3.18 chromosome 11, RBS_HiC_50CHRs, whole genome shotgun sequence genomic DNA includes:
- the LOC127651776 gene encoding uncharacterized protein LOC127651776: protein MWLNSATRTHLQAVTCEWLSLTLGVSTSYPTSCDSPVPPTPPPFPSSLYCTSPPPPVPPVQRFTPPPQNPSSKHSPVTSQGPITSESPVSLYSHELLILEHNQDLYRREREGCDNKQLFEDLCVKEQSLKQNYDPPRLIGEPDPNGQLMSMYVNNQLPNELKAALVNQSKNIANQELLPKWSESNKLLSISPSHKSENIQDEHHDIYEKMADELPSVILSGKSEFQSPVAALTLERLPELYIQEEDDETINRSGMLAVSKKEVELAV, encoded by the coding sequence ATGTGGCTTAATTCTGCCACAAGGACACACCTCCAAGCAGTCACTTGCGAATGGCTGTCCCTCACACTGGGTGTGTCCACATCTTACCCAACTTCCTGTGACAGTCCAGTTCCACCCACCCCTCCTCCTTTCCCCAGCAGCCTATACTGCACAAGCCCCCCACCCCCTGTCCCACCAGTGCAAAGatttacaccaccaccacaaaacCCTTCCTCAAAACACTCCCCTGTAACCAGCCAAGGACCAATCACTTCAGAGTCCCCTGTTTCACTATATTCTCATGAACTACTGATCTTAGAGCACAATCAGGACTTGTATAGAAGAGAACGAGAGGGATGTGACAATAAACAGCTGTTTGAAGATCTGTGTGTAAAGGAGCAAAGCTTGAAGCAAAACTATGACCCACCCAGACTTATAGGTGAACCTGATCCAAATGGCCAACTCATGTCTATGTATGTGAATAATCAACTGCCCAATGAACTTAAAGCCGCATTGGTCAACCAATCAAAAAATATAGCTAATCAAGAATTATTACCTAAATGGTCGGAATCCAATAAGCTGCTGTCCATCAGTCCAAGCCACAAATCAGAAAATATACAGGATGAACACCATGATATCTACGAGAAAATGGCTGACGAGCTGCCGTCAGTCATTTTGAGTGGCAAATCAGAGTTTCAGAGTCCAGTAGCTGCGCTAACGTTGGAGAGACTTCCTGAGTTGTACATACAGGAAGAGGATGATGAAACAATAAACAGATCAGGCATGCTGGCTGTTTCAAAAAAAGAGGTAGAGCTTGCAGTATGA